The following proteins are encoded in a genomic region of Leptospira langatensis:
- a CDS encoding alpha/beta hydrolase, protein MKLVFPMCINFNSVLLSLLLLFSVYCGGMLYHPTRETYIEPEKLGFQPERFFLKMKDGTLVRVWIFKPKGQAKASILQFHGNGENMSSHYITLVWMVERGYELITWDYRGYGESEGEADKEEIHQDSKEILDFAQERARKVGIPWIVYGQSLGGAIALRGVGEMKNKDGLLLVVADGSFAYYSHVAKTIADRVFFAPVGSIVSLFFSDHLSPGDTIDQISPTRLLLVHGTEDDVVSFPNGMELFEKAKDPKLFWEIKGAKHLDWMQMGRSKGAGNFLKYVDQLTSQNPKFQ, encoded by the coding sequence ATGAAGCTAGTTTTTCCTATGTGTATCAATTTTAATTCGGTATTGCTATCCCTTCTTCTTCTCTTTTCCGTTTATTGCGGAGGGATGCTCTATCATCCCACAAGGGAGACGTATATTGAACCGGAGAAGTTAGGGTTCCAACCCGAAAGATTCTTCTTAAAAATGAAGGATGGAACGCTCGTCCGAGTTTGGATCTTTAAACCTAAAGGCCAGGCAAAGGCCAGTATTCTGCAGTTCCATGGGAACGGTGAGAATATGAGCAGTCATTATATCACTCTCGTCTGGATGGTGGAAAGAGGATACGAGCTCATCACCTGGGACTATAGAGGTTATGGCGAATCCGAAGGAGAAGCAGACAAAGAAGAGATCCACCAAGATTCAAAGGAGATCCTGGATTTTGCACAAGAGAGAGCTCGTAAGGTGGGTATCCCTTGGATCGTCTACGGACAAAGTCTAGGAGGAGCAATCGCCTTACGAGGAGTAGGTGAAATGAAGAACAAAGACGGACTCTTACTTGTGGTTGCGGACGGGAGTTTTGCATATTATTCCCATGTGGCAAAGACGATCGCGGATCGTGTATTCTTTGCCCCTGTAGGTTCTATTGTGAGCTTATTCTTTTCGGATCACTTGAGTCCGGGAGATACCATCGACCAAATTTCCCCTACAAGACTTCTTCTTGTGCATGGAACGGAAGACGATGTGGTTTCCTTTCCGAATGGGATGGAACTTTTCGAGAAGGCAAAGGATCCAAAACTATTCTGGGAGATCAAGGGAGCCAAGCATTTAGATTGGATGCAGATGGGAAGGTCCAAGGGAGCCGGGAACTTCTTAAAATATGTGGACCAGCTTACTTCTCAGAACCCGAAGTTTCAGTGA
- a CDS encoding DUF4105 domain-containing protein translates to MPLKSKYLVFLIFLFFPIHSIFATEPEPFSKYKQIAESKKLWEDRYWILLLHYTKSTLGWESEADSTSFFLAPKGKKNPKEELLSTLNAILSPASSPNPEDKNWMHPRCKFPERTRWLQEELGIQTSDLAPADCSRYEKWISTLNPKAAKIIFASYYMNAPASIFGHTLLKIDSANEDRKDILEYAVNYAANADPNSTNAIVYAVGGLMGGYPGVFSLFPYYIKIGEYNDTESRDLWEYELSLNQNEVLRMTRHIWELGSASFDYYFLDENCSYHLLSLLEVARPTLHLRDRAPFVIPGDTVKKYIEQANLVKEIKYRPSLHSKILQKVRSMNEEERGLYEKIIGNGDIAPLFANQENKNIRISLLTDSLMDSFQFRRMERDPFPNQNENYKQLLLFRSKINTDYDDSKNDPITQSPHVSHGSSALYNEVGTSNLGTFYGFGYRAAIHDLLNTDTGYVPNSSVDYFSFKARYYENTKKLHLEDFHFVRLLSLTPYNSLGKSVSYFVDSGADSSVYEKNKDRQRNALRYEAYVNPVYGSYSLAQFERDAGKDRFERVTNANLEATAGYSFQDEFSPGAKRFLFSVQAGFKGRYNGRYDTNAVIAPQGAAYFVANFDSFKAVLSLHYYAFGIYNVPNDYKAQLGLRYAIHPNHELRLEAKAQRNYNEASFSYVYQF, encoded by the coding sequence TTGCCTCTCAAATCGAAATACCTTGTATTTCTAATTTTTCTCTTTTTCCCCATTCATTCTATTTTTGCGACGGAGCCGGAGCCCTTCTCAAAGTACAAACAAATCGCGGAATCTAAGAAACTTTGGGAAGATCGGTATTGGATCCTTCTTCTCCACTATACCAAGTCTACTCTCGGCTGGGAGAGTGAGGCGGATTCTACTTCTTTCTTCCTTGCTCCTAAGGGAAAGAAAAATCCCAAGGAAGAACTTCTATCTACGTTAAACGCTATTTTATCCCCAGCTTCTTCTCCCAATCCGGAAGATAAGAACTGGATGCATCCTCGCTGTAAATTCCCGGAAAGAACTAGGTGGCTCCAGGAAGAACTAGGGATTCAGACTTCCGATCTGGCGCCTGCGGATTGTTCCCGCTATGAGAAATGGATAAGTACCCTAAATCCTAAGGCAGCTAAGATCATATTCGCTTCGTATTATATGAATGCTCCTGCCTCCATCTTCGGTCATACTCTCTTAAAGATCGATTCTGCGAACGAGGACAGAAAGGATATCCTGGAATATGCGGTGAACTATGCTGCGAATGCGGATCCGAATTCAACGAATGCGATCGTATATGCGGTGGGAGGTTTGATGGGAGGATATCCCGGGGTATTTTCCTTGTTTCCGTACTATATAAAGATCGGCGAATATAATGATACGGAAAGTCGGGACCTTTGGGAATATGAATTGAGCCTAAACCAAAACGAGGTCCTGCGAATGACACGGCATATTTGGGAATTGGGCTCTGCTTCCTTCGATTATTACTTCTTGGATGAGAACTGTTCGTATCACCTTCTTTCTTTATTGGAAGTAGCGAGGCCTACCCTTCATCTGAGAGACAGGGCTCCTTTCGTGATCCCCGGCGACACCGTAAAGAAGTATATAGAACAGGCAAATCTGGTCAAAGAGATCAAATACAGACCATCCTTACACAGCAAGATATTGCAGAAAGTGCGCAGCATGAACGAGGAGGAAAGAGGACTCTACGAAAAGATCATCGGGAATGGGGATATAGCCCCTCTGTTTGCGAACCAGGAAAATAAGAATATTCGAATTTCTTTACTTACGGATTCTCTTATGGACTCTTTTCAATTCAGGAGAATGGAAAGAGATCCTTTTCCAAACCAAAACGAGAATTATAAACAACTTCTTTTGTTCCGAAGCAAGATCAATACGGATTACGACGATTCTAAGAATGATCCGATCACCCAGAGCCCTCACGTTTCCCATGGAAGTTCCGCTTTATACAACGAAGTAGGAACATCCAATCTAGGAACTTTTTACGGGTTCGGCTATAGGGCCGCTATCCACGATCTTCTGAATACGGATACCGGATACGTTCCGAATTCTTCTGTGGATTATTTTTCGTTCAAGGCAAGATATTACGAGAATACAAAGAAACTCCATCTGGAGGATTTCCATTTTGTGCGCCTTCTTTCTTTGACCCCTTATAATTCTTTGGGAAAATCCGTTTCCTATTTTGTGGATTCGGGGGCAGATTCTTCGGTGTATGAAAAGAATAAGGACCGACAAAGAAACGCTCTTCGTTACGAGGCCTACGTGAATCCTGTGTACGGCTCTTATTCTTTGGCCCAATTCGAAAGGGATGCGGGAAAGGACAGATTCGAAAGGGTAACGAATGCGAATTTAGAAGCCACCGCAGGATACAGTTTCCAGGACGAATTCTCTCCGGGTGCGAAACGTTTTCTATTCTCCGTGCAAGCCGGCTTCAAAGGAAGGTACAACGGACGCTACGATACGAATGCGGTTATAGCTCCGCAAGGTGCCGCTTATTTTGTCGCAAATTTCGACTCTTTTAAGGCGGTGCTTTCCCTGCACTATTATGCTTTTGGAATATACAATGTGCCGAACGATTACAAGGCTCAGTTGGGCTTGCGATATGCGATCCATCCAAACCATGAGCTTAGGTTAGAGGCCAAGGCCCAGAGAAATTATAATGAAGCTAGTTTTTCCTATGTGTATCAATTTTAA
- a CDS encoding DUF3015 family protein, whose protein sequence is MKRILALSLFLALFAAPLYFVSAKGYGASGCGLGSIVITENKKVHQVIGATVNATLGNQTFGISTGTLNCETSGFSQKEMEQQIFVHLNYQSLEQEFAKGSGEKMEAFASLMGCSDKATFGKVGREKFSDLFNQNSPDSFLERMRAEVASNAVLASSCKI, encoded by the coding sequence ATGAAAAGAATATTAGCATTATCTCTATTTTTAGCATTGTTCGCAGCTCCTCTTTATTTCGTTTCCGCTAAAGGATACGGAGCATCGGGTTGCGGCTTGGGTTCCATCGTGATCACCGAGAACAAAAAAGTTCACCAAGTGATCGGAGCGACCGTAAACGCTACCTTAGGAAACCAAACCTTCGGGATCTCCACAGGAACTTTGAACTGTGAAACTAGCGGTTTCAGCCAAAAGGAAATGGAGCAACAGATCTTCGTTCACTTGAACTACCAATCCCTGGAGCAAGAATTTGCAAAAGGATCCGGTGAGAAGATGGAAGCTTTCGCTTCTTTGATGGGCTGCTCTGACAAAGCCACTTTCGGAAAAGTAGGAAGAGAGAAATTCTCCGACCTATTCAACCAAAACTCTCCTGATTCTTTCTTGGAAAGAATGAGAGCTGAAGTAGCTTCTAACGCAGTTCTGGCTTCCAGCTGCAAGATCTAA
- a CDS encoding DUF3015 domain-containing protein, with the protein MKKQLLAIGLAGLLGLSSGISVSAADYGAAGCGLGSIVFKENKAILQILAATTNGTSGNQTFGITTGTSNCATDGLVRNEKVQEVFVSVNFNSLEMEMAQGKGEKLQALSSLLGCSSDSALGAYTKTNFGQFFQEETTPSSLLSAVKEGIKKDAVLSKNCKL; encoded by the coding sequence ATGAAAAAACAACTTCTAGCGATAGGGCTCGCGGGATTGCTCGGCCTATCTTCGGGAATTTCTGTATCCGCTGCGGATTATGGTGCTGCCGGCTGTGGCTTAGGCTCTATAGTTTTCAAAGAGAATAAGGCGATCTTGCAAATTCTTGCAGCTACCACAAACGGCACATCTGGAAACCAAACTTTCGGGATCACCACCGGAACTTCCAACTGCGCCACCGACGGATTGGTCCGCAATGAAAAAGTACAAGAAGTTTTCGTTTCTGTGAACTTCAACTCTTTGGAAATGGAAATGGCACAAGGAAAAGGAGAGAAACTGCAAGCTCTTTCTAGCCTACTCGGATGTTCTTCCGATAGCGCGCTTGGAGCTTACACTAAAACTAATTTCGGCCAATTCTTCCAAGAAGAGACCACTCCTTCTTCCTTACTCAGCGCGGTGAAAGAAGGGATCAAAAAAGACGCAGTCCTTTCTAAAAATTGCAAACTATAA
- a CDS encoding TRL domain-containing protein — MKKSLMAIALIGMLTLTNCIPFVYGSIYTDVTENATIFNRDNSQKDGVGEKSGEACASSILNLIATGDAGIKAAAKKGGMKVVKAIDHNRSNVLGSVYVSSCTIAYGD, encoded by the coding sequence ATGAAAAAGAGTTTAATGGCGATCGCTTTGATCGGAATGCTCACCTTGACCAATTGTATCCCTTTCGTCTACGGGTCGATCTACACTGATGTCACTGAAAATGCGACTATCTTTAACAGAGACAATTCCCAAAAAGACGGAGTCGGAGAAAAAAGTGGAGAGGCATGTGCATCTTCTATCCTGAACCTGATCGCTACCGGTGATGCAGGTATCAAAGCGGCTGCAAAAAAAGGTGGAATGAAAGTCGTTAAGGCGATCGACCACAACAGATCGAACGTACTCGGTTCAGTTTACGTTTCTTCTTGCACAATCGCTTACGGAGATTGA
- a CDS encoding LIC12231 family lipoprotein has translation MQKILRTAFLSIFLLIQNQCIMTYRDFPEPSPPSETVVADQKNPIHFKITRFTGWSESKVVLYLEGKGWKEVTGYPPEKGIYIEIQSVKKSPSTLAAFLIYISYATFGILPSFSGKDGAQISMIVYKDSKRVTGFEYEFTRKTFIWLAALPFVWLNFMTNSDFDAYKGILDKFSSDLKITKL, from the coding sequence ATGCAAAAAATACTTAGAACCGCCTTCCTATCCATATTCTTACTGATCCAAAACCAATGCATCATGACATACAGGGATTTTCCGGAACCTTCTCCCCCATCGGAAACCGTAGTAGCGGACCAGAAAAACCCGATCCACTTTAAGATCACCCGATTTACAGGATGGAGTGAAAGTAAGGTCGTTCTTTATTTGGAAGGAAAAGGCTGGAAAGAAGTCACGGGTTACCCACCGGAAAAAGGGATCTATATCGAGATCCAATCCGTAAAGAAGAGTCCTTCTACCCTAGCCGCTTTCTTGATCTACATTTCGTACGCTACATTCGGGATCCTTCCTTCTTTTAGCGGAAAAGATGGAGCGCAAATCAGTATGATCGTTTACAAGGATTCCAAGAGAGTAACCGGCTTCGAATATGAATTTACTCGAAAGACCTTTATCTGGTTGGCTGCCCTTCCCTTTGTCTGGCTAAATTTTATGACCAATAGCGACTTCGACGCTTACAAAGGGATCTTGGATAAATTCTCTTCCGACCTTAAGATAACAAAATTATAA
- a CDS encoding TRL domain-containing protein, which yields MKKTILFILISLSASASFNCATSILPAAIFGSAEYHVSGTPTGGPTDARILKSGKSCNNYSLLNVLFYSGGEGSIVEAAQKAGIKKIAVVDKSVFSIFAPLFSRECVVVYGE from the coding sequence ATGAAAAAGACAATATTATTCATATTAATTTCCTTAAGCGCATCTGCGTCTTTCAATTGTGCAACGAGCATTCTTCCTGCGGCTATTTTTGGTTCGGCAGAATATCATGTTTCTGGGACTCCGACCGGCGGCCCGACTGATGCAAGAATCCTAAAAAGTGGTAAGTCTTGTAACAATTACTCACTACTAAATGTTCTCTTTTACTCAGGTGGAGAAGGAAGCATTGTGGAAGCGGCTCAAAAAGCTGGGATCAAGAAAATTGCAGTAGTGGACAAAAGTGTATTTTCGATCTTCGCACCTCTTTTTTCAAGAGAGTGTGTAGTAGTTTACGGAGAATAA
- a CDS encoding TRL-like family protein yields MKFIIAAGIILGSFTNCANGPVGGFLFTGTTFPGEFNTLNNVSPTKKAEGCTRSVLGLITWGDSGAGQIALENGITKIATIDHSTMSVLTLVYRDYCTIVAGE; encoded by the coding sequence ATCAAATTCATAATTGCTGCGGGGATCATACTAGGCTCTTTCACCAACTGTGCAAATGGGCCTGTCGGCGGTTTCCTATTTACGGGAACTACATTTCCAGGAGAGTTTAATACATTAAACAACGTCTCTCCGACAAAAAAAGCGGAAGGTTGCACAAGAAGTGTGCTCGGCCTTATCACCTGGGGTGATTCTGGAGCTGGGCAAATTGCTTTAGAGAACGGAATAACCAAAATAGCAACGATAGATCATTCCACAATGTCTGTTTTAACTTTGGTTTACAGAGATTATTGCACTATCGTCGCTGGAGAATAA
- the lsa14 gene encoding adhesin Lsa14 has product MKIKSLIFSCFLLLGLANCTGANMGNVIGATPNTNPTKNYGLPLGLSPLVTKGAYLIHSGDIPGQIGFNAEAVSTGTACSRSILNLIAFGDSSLAAAKADGRINKIAAVNYEQFAILEGVYHSFCTVVSGSAGGNATTNAVPTTPILNADPNLTPKKR; this is encoded by the coding sequence ATGAAGATTAAATCACTTATTTTCAGCTGTTTTTTATTACTAGGACTTGCCAATTGCACTGGTGCAAATATGGGCAACGTTATTGGTGCTACTCCAAACACAAATCCAACTAAAAATTATGGGTTGCCATTAGGCTTAAGCCCCCTCGTCACAAAAGGTGCATATTTAATTCACAGTGGGGATATTCCGGGGCAGATCGGTTTTAATGCAGAAGCAGTTTCAACAGGCACTGCTTGCAGCAGAAGCATTTTGAATCTAATTGCTTTCGGGGATTCCTCACTCGCAGCAGCTAAGGCAGATGGAAGGATCAATAAGATCGCCGCAGTCAATTACGAACAATTCGCTATTTTAGAGGGAGTTTATCATAGCTTTTGCACAGTGGTTTCCGGTAGTGCGGGAGGAAATGCTACTACGAATGCAGTCCCCACCACTCCTATTCTGAACGCTGATCCAAACCTAACTCCGAAAAAGAGATAA
- a CDS encoding Tll0287-like domain-containing protein, producing MKFSRPFDWKRIFLRNLLICSFFIIFVFCNREQDTEKKAILTRLFFASEENLRKDLNESIRKKGSLSSVGACRTFSEENEREVLASYPGLVIRRISEKSRNPDHLPNDWEKEVFAEWKEFASKDIPAFVFSESAPKSLHFMRPIYVNDPVCLKCHGQAEQIPTELRAGLRRLYPNDRSFGYQLGDLIGAYSASWQRL from the coding sequence GTGAAATTTTCCAGACCATTCGATTGGAAGAGGATCTTTCTTCGGAATCTCTTGATTTGTTCTTTTTTTATTATATTCGTATTCTGTAATAGAGAACAGGATACGGAGAAGAAAGCCATTCTGACAAGGCTCTTCTTTGCTTCCGAGGAGAATTTGCGAAAGGATCTGAATGAATCGATCCGTAAAAAAGGAAGTCTTTCTTCTGTTGGTGCCTGCCGCACTTTTTCGGAAGAAAACGAAAGGGAGGTCTTAGCATCTTACCCAGGGTTGGTCATTCGAAGGATCTCCGAAAAAAGCAGGAATCCGGATCATTTGCCCAATGATTGGGAGAAGGAAGTATTTGCAGAGTGGAAAGAATTTGCATCTAAAGATATCCCTGCTTTTGTGTTTTCAGAAAGCGCGCCAAAATCTTTGCACTTTATGCGACCGATCTACGTGAACGATCCGGTCTGCCTAAAATGTCATGGGCAGGCCGAGCAAATTCCTACGGAGTTGAGAGCGGGGCTGAGAAGATTATATCCGAACGATCGATCCTTCGGATACCAATTGGGAGATCTTATTGGGGCTTACTCCGCTTCTTGGCAACGTTTATAA
- a CDS encoding sodium-translocating pyrophosphatase gives MNSVTIILSFAVLAILTAVVYTLKVTRITIGTEGGKDPESKKLIEISSAISEGAMAFLVREYKTISLFIAFMAVLIFFLLDNPETPDFNDGLFTAIAFVSGALISCLSGFIGMKIATAGNVRTAQAAKSSMSKAFRVAFDSGAVMGFGLVGLAVLGMIGLFLLYTNLFPNVSKLFLMEALAGFGLGGSAVALFGRVGGGIYTKAADVGADLVGKVEKGIPEDDPRNPATIADNVGDNVGDVAGMGADLFGSCAEATCAALVIGATASALSGNTDALLYPLLISAFGIPASLLTSFIASVKEGGNVEKVLKIQLWVSTLLVGAAMYFVTDKYMVDTFEIAGKTITKWNVFISLVVGLFSGMFIGLITEYYTSHSYKPVREVVDASKTGAATNIIYGLALGYQSSVVPVLLLVITIVTANLLAGMYGIAIAALGMISTIAIGLTIDAYGPVSDNAGGIAEMAELGKEVRNRTDTLDAAGNTTAAIGKGFAIGSAALTSLALFAAFITRTGTHGLDILNAEVFGGLLFGAMLPFVFTAMTMKSVGKAAVDMVEEVRKQFREIPGIMEGKAKPDYKRCVDISTTAALREMIAPGLLVLLTPIVVGYLFGIKSLAGVLAGALVAGVVLAISSANSGGGWDNAKKYIEKSAGGKGSDQHKAAVVGDTVGDPLKDTSGPSINILIKLMAITSLVFAEFFVHQGGLLLRLFQ, from the coding sequence ATGAATTCTGTTACGATTATTCTGTCCTTTGCCGTCCTGGCTATTTTGACCGCCGTAGTTTATACATTGAAGGTCACCAGGATTACCATTGGAACCGAGGGCGGAAAAGACCCAGAATCCAAGAAATTAATCGAAATTTCTTCAGCGATCTCCGAAGGCGCAATGGCCTTCCTCGTGAGAGAATACAAAACTATCTCTCTTTTCATCGCCTTTATGGCAGTTTTGATCTTCTTCCTTTTGGACAATCCGGAAACCCCGGATTTTAACGATGGTCTCTTTACTGCGATCGCGTTCGTTTCGGGAGCGCTAATCTCCTGCCTTTCCGGCTTTATCGGAATGAAGATCGCTACCGCAGGGAACGTAAGAACGGCTCAGGCTGCAAAGAGTTCTATGAGCAAGGCGTTCCGGGTCGCTTTCGATTCCGGCGCAGTTATGGGATTCGGTCTCGTTGGTCTTGCAGTTCTCGGGATGATCGGACTCTTCTTACTTTATACCAACCTGTTCCCGAATGTAAGTAAGCTTTTCTTAATGGAAGCTCTTGCAGGTTTCGGCTTAGGCGGTTCCGCTGTCGCTCTTTTCGGAAGAGTGGGTGGAGGTATTTATACTAAGGCTGCGGACGTAGGCGCCGACTTGGTCGGTAAAGTAGAGAAGGGAATTCCAGAGGATGATCCTCGTAACCCTGCTACGATTGCAGATAACGTAGGTGACAACGTCGGTGACGTTGCTGGAATGGGAGCTGACCTATTCGGTTCTTGCGCTGAGGCGACTTGCGCTGCTCTTGTGATCGGTGCTACTGCTTCCGCTCTTTCCGGAAATACGGACGCCCTTTTATACCCTCTCTTGATCTCTGCTTTCGGGATCCCAGCTTCTCTCTTAACTTCCTTCATAGCATCTGTGAAAGAAGGAGGAAATGTGGAGAAGGTCCTGAAGATCCAACTTTGGGTCTCTACACTTTTGGTTGGTGCGGCAATGTATTTCGTTACCGACAAATACATGGTGGATACTTTCGAGATCGCTGGAAAAACCATTACTAAGTGGAATGTTTTTATTTCCCTAGTGGTCGGTCTCTTCTCCGGAATGTTTATCGGTCTGATCACAGAGTATTATACTTCTCATTCATATAAACCTGTAAGAGAAGTGGTAGACGCCTCCAAAACGGGAGCAGCTACGAACATCATCTACGGTCTTGCTTTAGGTTACCAAAGTTCTGTGGTTCCTGTTCTTCTTCTTGTGATCACTATCGTGACTGCGAATCTTCTCGCAGGAATGTATGGGATCGCCATCGCCGCTCTTGGGATGATCTCTACCATCGCGATCGGTCTTACTATCGACGCGTATGGTCCCGTTTCGGATAACGCAGGCGGGATCGCCGAGATGGCTGAATTAGGAAAAGAAGTCCGTAATAGAACGGATACCTTGGACGCGGCAGGAAATACTACTGCTGCTATCGGAAAAGGTTTCGCGATCGGTTCTGCGGCTCTTACTTCTCTCGCTTTGTTTGCAGCATTCATCACAAGGACTGGAACTCATGGTCTGGACATTCTGAACGCGGAAGTGTTCGGAGGACTTCTCTTCGGAGCAATGCTTCCTTTCGTATTTACCGCAATGACTATGAAATCCGTAGGTAAAGCTGCAGTAGACATGGTAGAAGAAGTGAGAAAACAATTCCGAGAGATCCCAGGGATCATGGAAGGAAAGGCGAAGCCTGACTACAAGCGCTGCGTTGATATTTCTACTACCGCTGCACTTCGCGAGATGATCGCTCCGGGACTCCTTGTCCTTCTTACTCCGATCGTTGTAGGTTATCTATTCGGGATCAAGTCTCTTGCGGGAGTTCTCGCAGGAGCATTGGTTGCTGGAGTGGTTCTTGCAATCTCTTCTGCGAACTCAGGTGGCGGCTGGGATAATGCCAAGAAATATATCGAGAAATCAGCAGGTGGAAAAGGTTCCGACCAACACAAGGCTGCTGTTGTGGGAGATACCGTAGGCGATCCTTTAAAAGATACTTCCGGTCCATCTATCAATATCTTGATCAAATTGATGGCGATCACAAGCCTAGTGTTTGCGGAGTTCTTCGTTCACCAAGGTGGATTGCTTCTTCGTTTATTCCAATAA
- a CDS encoding GNAT family N-acetyltransferase, producing the protein MQEPILTIRPILPENREAVIELVNQFFRMVNRFQLDGVFRIRPRAAAKMVDIYLKLRGTDKIVFIGGFVEEELVSILIARVEEKPYLEEEQNLFIDLAITKQGKRKSGYMKPLVEETFRWAKEKGILAIELRAISENEGAVEFWKKMGFDPFYVRFRKLV; encoded by the coding sequence ATGCAAGAACCGATATTGACGATCCGGCCGATCCTTCCCGAAAACAGAGAAGCTGTGATCGAGTTAGTAAATCAATTCTTCCGAATGGTGAACCGTTTTCAATTGGACGGGGTCTTTCGCATTCGCCCGAGAGCAGCTGCCAAAATGGTGGACATCTATCTGAAGCTTAGAGGCACGGATAAGATCGTTTTCATAGGAGGCTTCGTAGAAGAAGAACTCGTCTCCATTCTGATCGCAAGAGTAGAAGAGAAACCATATTTAGAGGAAGAACAGAATCTATTCATAGATCTAGCGATCACCAAACAAGGAAAAAGAAAATCGGGCTATATGAAACCACTGGTGGAAGAGACTTTCCGTTGGGCAAAAGAGAAAGGGATCTTGGCAATAGAGCTCAGAGCAATCTCCGAAAACGAAGGCGCGGTAGAATTCTGGAAGAAAATGGGATTCGACCCATTCTATGTGAGATTCAGGAAGTTGGTATAA
- a CDS encoding glycine--tRNA ligase codes for MEKKETLDASLKDIVSVCKRRGFVYPGSEIYGGLSNTFDYGPYGAELLHNLKRLWWKHFVHLREDVVGLDSSILLNPKVWEASGHVSNFNDPLIDCKNCKTRIRADKFLEDQKGEGAATGLTLEKMNEVIKAGNFACPSCGNRGTFTEARDFNLMFKTSHGASAEDSQDIYLRPETAQGIFINFKNVISTTRNKIPFGIAQIGKSFRNEIMARQFVFRTREFEQMEMEFFCEPGTQKEWFTHWVDYCLRFLVDQVGLKKENLKIREHEKEELSFYSEATSDIEYKYGFGWGELWGIASRTDYDLGQHEKFSGEDLKYQDQAAGKKYVPYVVEPALGLNRLFLATVTDAYAEEKLPDGETRTVLRFSPKIAPVKVGIFPLMKKDGLPELAKSIFADLSNLGNMEYDEGGAIGKRYRRQDEIGTPYCITVDYDSLKDQTVTVRERDSMSQERIAISSLKSYFADKIL; via the coding sequence ATGGAGAAAAAAGAAACCCTAGACGCCTCTCTCAAGGACATTGTGTCCGTTTGCAAACGAAGAGGTTTTGTATACCCAGGATCCGAGATCTACGGAGGTCTTTCCAACACGTTCGATTACGGTCCGTACGGAGCCGAGCTTCTCCATAATTTAAAAAGGCTCTGGTGGAAACATTTCGTTCACCTGAGAGAAGACGTGGTCGGTTTAGATTCTTCTATCCTACTCAATCCGAAAGTTTGGGAAGCTTCCGGACATGTTTCTAATTTTAACGATCCTCTTATCGATTGCAAGAATTGTAAGACTAGGATCCGCGCGGACAAATTCTTAGAAGACCAAAAAGGAGAAGGCGCCGCAACCGGACTCACCTTGGAAAAGATGAATGAGGTCATTAAGGCAGGAAATTTCGCCTGTCCAAGTTGCGGGAATCGAGGCACTTTTACAGAAGCCAGAGACTTCAACCTGATGTTCAAGACTTCTCACGGAGCTTCCGCAGAAGATTCACAGGACATCTACCTTCGTCCGGAAACCGCTCAAGGTATCTTTATCAATTTTAAGAATGTGATCTCAACGACTCGTAACAAGATCCCATTCGGGATCGCTCAGATCGGAAAGTCCTTCCGGAACGAGATCATGGCAAGACAATTCGTTTTTAGGACCAGAGAGTTCGAGCAGATGGAGATGGAATTCTTCTGTGAGCCCGGAACACAAAAAGAATGGTTTACTCATTGGGTGGATTATTGCCTTCGCTTCTTAGTTGATCAAGTAGGATTAAAAAAAGAGAATCTGAAGATCAGAGAGCATGAGAAGGAAGAGCTTTCCTTCTATAGTGAAGCAACTTCCGATATCGAATACAAGTACGGATTCGGTTGGGGAGAGCTTTGGGGCATCGCTTCCAGAACGGATTACGATCTAGGCCAACATGAGAAATTCTCCGGCGAAGATCTGAAATACCAAGACCAGGCAGCTGGCAAGAAATACGTGCCTTATGTTGTAGAACCGGCCCTCGGATTGAACAGACTCTTCTTAGCAACCGTAACAGACGCATATGCAGAAGAGAAACTGCCTGACGGAGAAACAAGAACAGTGCTTCGGTTCTCTCCTAAGATCGCTCCTGTAAAAGTTGGGATCTTCCCTCTTATGAAGAAAGACGGGCTGCCTGAACTCGCTAAGTCTATTTTCGCGGATCTTTCTAATCTGGGGAATATGGAATACGACGAAGGTGGAGCGATCGGAAAGAGATACAGAAGACAGGACGAGATCGGAACCCCGTATTGCATTACAGTAGATTATGATTCCTTAAAGGATCAAACGGTTACCGTTCGGGAAAGAGATAGCATGTCCCAGGAAAGGATCGCAATTTCTTCTCTCAAATCGTATTTTGCGGATAAGATCCTTTAA